The Caenorhabditis elegans chromosome I genome includes the window GGCGGgtggtagcgggcggtagcggtgGGCGCTAGCGGGGGcataattttggcgggaaattcaaaatttcactataTATTAGAAATTAACAgcagattgaatttttttatttgtgaaaataaaataacaagtatgattttttaaaacaattaatttagtCGGGCGGTAGCGGACGGTAGCGGGCTGTAACGGGCGGTAACGGCAGGCGGTGGCGGCGGGCGGTAGCGAGCGGCAttgggcggtagcgggcggtagcaaTTTCaagttgttattttttgaatctttttggcgggaaattcgacttttcaatatatttttgaaattaacaacagatttaattttttatttgtgaaaaaataaaaataatgatttttgaaaaaataaatttagttaattacaataaattcaaatccATTTGTAGACGATCCCTTCTCAAATTTAAAGCAGCATGTAGCTTTACCGCCACCATCGAGATCAATTTCGTATTCCTTTTTTGTGTCAGAGcggctttttctgaaaattaattgcattttttaaattcaaatttccccaaTCCATCAGTACTTACTGCTTAACATGCAAGCCTTGAAACACCACAGAAGTGtccattttccaattcttGATCACTCGGAACTTTTTCAGTCGGCTCGTCGTTTTCCACGCCTTCAGAACTTTGTTCAGCATCTGCGAGCTTATCGCAGCATTTTGCAGCACAacttcttgaattttcaacaatgcGAAAACCTCGGTCACTGGTTGAGTTTCACTCATATCCAAATGAAATCTCTGTGCTCCAATTgtcatgaaaaatttgaaattttgctccGTCACCGAGCCCTTGATACTGAAATCTTGGAATTGAACCTTCCGCTTTTTAATGAACCCCAGCAACTCGATGATGTGAGCTTCAACTGGGCAGCTGAAGTAAACAGAAGCAGtcttaatttgaaaagttttgcagaTCCGGAAAAGCTTCTGCTTAAAATTTGTCAGCGCATCAGTGGCATGTGGGAATTGAACTTGAACTTTTTGCCCGTCATTTTCTACTGTGAGCTTGTAGTTTTTGGAAGGAAAGCCTTGAAGATCCAAGTGTGATGGGATTGTTTGCATTGCCAATTCGACAATGGATCTAGCTTTCAGTGAAGTTTCAGATAggttgaagctgaaaattatcaagatttaatagaaaattgaagacCTGGCtgccaaccaatcagcgtcgtGCAAGAGGCGTGACTGAcgttgctgattggtcggtcGGAGCAAAAATTACATTTGCTGCTTGTTACGTCACTGGCtcagaaaacaaaatgaggtcataaaaaaaatgccgggaaataaaaaaaaaactcacatttctgacaatttcatgatttttagcACATTAGTCACAGATTCACTTGGAAGACGGCACAAAGGGAATTTCGGTTTGGTTTTTGCGGGTGGCATGGCTCAAATGAATTACAATGGCACAGATGGCAATCTCTCAGTCTTGTAGATTAGCATTGGCTCCTTTTAAAGGTCAATAGGATAGATAGTCATCGGTGACCCCCTATATTACTTTTATGTAATCTTAGAAACATTGTGGAAACATAAGATAATGGGATCCACAGTGCTGGCTATAATtgtatgcaaaaaaaaatttttgaagtaattttacactttttcGAAGAGTCATAACTCAACAACTGCataaattagcaaaaaattttcaactgacaaaGTTTTGACTAAAATACTATCTCTATGATTATAGTTATTACAAATTGCgaacacaattttgaaattcaaaatttcactatattttagaaattaacaacagattgaatttttttatttgtgaaaataaaataacaagttatgatttttttaaacaaattcaaGTGTCACTCGCTGGCTACCAGTAAAGGTTTGACTTTACTCGCTGTGTTGAGAGTTTACCGGTCGGTGATAAAGTAAAACACGAACGAGTTATTTGCTAATTAATAGGTTTATTAAATGAAATAAGATGAAGTGGAAAGCGCACGGTGGCGGCACAACGAATGTGGGAGAATAACAGAAGTTGGGGACGAACGGGACAAAGGTTGGAGAAAAGTAAGAAAGGCCTGGAATGTATAAGTCCAGTCGGGCGACGTTGCTTGCGGATCTTGTTGTCTGAGGCCGAAGGCGTATGTCCGAAGATGTGATTCATTCAGTGGAGTGTCACGAAGACCTGGAAATATACGGTGACTCTCTCATAGTTTATAGTGTGGGAAAGTGAACGGGGCAGATCCTTACAATATTTACCTCACTAACCCTCCTTTCGTCCCCTTTTTATTTCTAGATTCTTTGtaaatatcgaaattttttgcacaaagtaATTCTAACTTATAAAGTACGAAAAGTGGTAATGAATGTGTTTTGAGTTAACAAATTGAGAATgttctttttagttttctaatgagaattcaaaatttataaaaaagaaataatattCTAATCATCATCTCGAATAGTAAAGCTTCTTTCATGTCTCGATGCCATAATTACAGTAATCGTCGATTTCATTTGACTGTGTCCTACTGATTGTTTTGGGAAACATCCACATAAAGCTGTATCCAATAATTCTTTTCGTGTACTTCGAATTCCGAGAATTGACGAGAGTGGCATGAGAAATGGCCCAAGGAATGTTAGAGCATACCATGTGGATCCAAATGAGCTTGGCATTgggattcctgaaaaaaattgtgaacaaaTTATAGAAAAGCACACATCTTTATGacgattaaattttttgttgttgatatATATGccatctaaaaataatattatggAGACGCAAAAAACGTCACTTTGTGAAAAGGAGCTCCACTGCCAATtgaaaacgctccgccccAATCATGGGTCTCGATAGgtatttagaaattaattttaaactttttcaaataatttcgcCAATGTCAAgcatttttcgctttttttgtaatgttgtccgttgtttttaatgatttttataaaataaaatgcattggcaaatgaaaaaaaatcattcgaaataacttgaaaattggtgaaGTTGGCGtaattaattgaaaacatttgaattgaaGGATTTGTCGCTAAAtgcctaacgagacccatgggcgcccaggaaattttttttctgcttccaTAATACAATTGTAGGGAAAACTCACCAAAATAGAACTCAAATGATAAAAGTAATAAAGGCAAAGATACAATGACTGGTATCACTGATTGAATAAGAAGACTTTGAgttaattgaattatttttgattggatatctgaaataaatttagataATCACAAGAATCCCATAGAAGAGATCAGAATCActtttattctcattttcaaagtGTTTCACAAATCGAAGAATTACAAAATTGACAATGATggctgcaaaattaaaaaataacgttGAGAAGATCTgtaaaaatgttaattatGTATTATTTAGTATTTGCAATATATCTGAAGTGAAAAAATCACGTAATTTGATCTAAGTAGTTTAGTTCCAATCAGTCTACAAATCAATTGCTCACCCGAACAAGTTCCATTCCATTACTGAATCGAAGTGTATAACACACATCATTCTTATTGTTTTCCCCAAATGGATAATTGAGAAACGCgtaaataatctgaaattgttgaatcgatatatattttttaaaaatatttttcaaaaatacacggATCTAGCTAATTTTACATGGATAAGGTTCCAGTTTAGTTTAGAAACTTACAAATATTGTCGTAACTATGATGTGAACATTTATAACAAACCATGGAGATGGATGTCCTTTCAAAACAACTATACGATAACGATATAATGATACCGcctgtaaaaattgtttttacaaaCACTCTGTAGCACTCTACGTCCGAAAAATTGTCAAGAAGAAATTTAATGAACCCGTATTTCTTTCTTAACTATTCTGATAATTGTTCAACTTACAAATGGCAAAACTTGATATGCGGATGTTGTAGAACTACAGAAATTCTTGAGAAATGAGCAAACAAAAACGGTATATACTGGTTGTTGACCTGCTTGTAAATTGAAAACCATCCATGcttgaaataaaatcaatgGAATATTTAGAAGAAATGAGCCAAGAGTTACAAACACTACTGTGCTCtgcaaataaataataaagatttcggttttttaataatttttcttgtgttttgttcattttaaaaGCAGCAGctaattacaaaaaactattttaaaggatattttaaaaatcctacaagattaaaaaaaaaaagtaaaatattattCACCTTTAATGACATCCAAATAGCTTTTCTTACTCTCACGAAAATGACAAGAAGTGCACTGAAAAGCCATGATGTAGCATTCAGAATAAATTCTACAGTAATTCGATCTCGAAATGTCATTGGAGTTACTGTAAGGTCGGATAAATTATAATTGGCTGGTGGCAATGAATTGTAGAATTCTGGAGATTCTGTAATGGCAGTGCTAACTGAGGTAGTAGATGCGTTTTCCATTTTACTAGGGatccctgaaaaaataaagatggTTGGTATTTATTTAGaacaaaattgatcaaaaat containing:
- the F35E2.2 gene encoding F-box domain-containing protein (Partially confirmed by transcript evidence), whose protein sequence is MPPAKTKPKFPLCRLPSESVTNVLKIMKLSEIFNLSETSLKARSIVELAMQTIPSHLDLQGFPSKNYKLTVENDGQKVQVQFPHATDALTNFKQKLFRICKTFQIKTASVYFSCPVEAHIIELLGFIKKRKVQFQDFSIKGSVTEQNFKFFMTIGAQRFHLDMSETQPVTEVFALLKIQEVVLQNAAISSQMLNKVLKAWKTTSRLKKFRVIKNWKMDTSVVFQGLHVKQKSRSDTKKEYEIDLDGGGKATCCFKFEKGSSTNGFEFIVIN
- the F35E2.1 gene encoding G_PROTEIN_RECEP_F1_2 domain-containing protein (Partially confirmed by transcript evidence), giving the protein MENASTTSVSTAITESPEFYNSLPPANYNLSDLTVTPMTFRDRITVEFILNATSWLFSALLVIFVRVRKAIWMSLKSTVVFVTLGSFLLNIPLILFQAWMVFNLQAGQQPVYTVFVCSFLKNFCSSTTSAYQVLPFAVSLYRYRIVVLKGHPSPWFVINVHIIVTTIFIIYAFLNYPFGENNKNDVCYTLRFSNGMELVRIFSTLFFNFAAIIVNFVILRFVKHFENENKNIQSKIIQLTQSLLIQSVIPVIVSLPLLLLSFEFYFGIPMPSSFGSTWYALTFLGPFLMPLSSILGIRSTRKELLDTALCGCFPKQSVGHSQMKSTITVIMASRHERSFTIRDDD